Part of the Lolium rigidum isolate FL_2022 chromosome 6, APGP_CSIRO_Lrig_0.1, whole genome shotgun sequence genome, ctggtgtttctccgccccgtagaggcggctgtgtctattctcgatgcctCCCTACACCTTAGGGTTCtctggagatgaagtacgcgaaagggagatggacgagggggtcgtgggccccctccccacatggcggcgcggccagggtggagcccgcgccggcctatgggggggggcatggcggccctcctcagcctccCCTTTTGGTTGTATCCACTTCTGGAATAataagagcttcggtatattttccgtcaattgttgatcttcagaaatactgtatcctggcggtgctttttccagcagaatcctgactccggtgagtgattctccaataatcatgaaatatgcaaaataggtgaaataacataagtatcatctctaaatatgaaatatatcaatgaataacagtaaattatgatataaaatagtgatgcaaaattgaCGTATCAGGCGACGAAGAGGACGGTAAGGCCGCGtagatgggcggcggcgacacttGGGAGGAGGTGAAAGTTTCGTCGCGCGTAGACTAAGGGTTTCGTTCGGGTTGCGTTCGGTTTGCTCATTCGAACCCTACAAATACATGTCGAGTTGGGGTTTCGGTGTCGGCCcgattttttttttcgtttttaacTAGTATACACGATCGATGATCTACGCTGCCGATTTTCAAACCGAACCCCTAAACTTATTTAAACTATGAAACTTGTTTAAACTCTGGAACTTGTGATGTAGCAGCCTTTGTGATGTGCAACTTATTTAAACTCTGGAACTTGTATTTATTAAGTTATGCATTTATGTTTTATGGACTAGAACTTGGAAACTTGGATGGTATGTGGATTATGATCTATGTTTCGGTATTTTCTAGAATGTTTTGAGGTAAAAATTTATGAGAAATACTTGTTGCAATCACGTAATGCATGCCTTTTTTTATTTTAGTAcatggaagccatttacaaatttCATATTGAATTCtattgtcatttgcaattcctatGGCAATCAAACAAATGTTTATTTTttggaattacaatgtaaatgaaatgaatacatgtattaggGTTATTGTTCGGTTTTGGCCAAGCCACTGGGCGTCGTGCACACAACCGCGGTTCACCCGCATCGCTACCTGTTTCCCCCCATTCATTTTCCAGTCCCCAAACATTCCTCCTTCTtcgcctccctcccctccccttcctGCTCCCCGCCCCTAAATTCCAAATTCCTATAGCGGCAAGGATGGCCCGCAAGCGTcgcgcgtcgccgtcgccgccgccgccagcaccaaCGCCTCCACGGGAGGAGCcatcctcctccgaggaggaggaagaggaagccgcCCCCGCAACCCAAAAGGccccacaaaaccctaaacccgctTCCACCGCCGCGTCCGACGCCGATTCATCGGAtggagacgaggaggaggagtcctccgACCCGGAAATTGGCGCCGAAGCCTACCAGCTGCGCCAGGCCGCCCGCTCCCCGGGCAAGCCGTCGGCTGCGGCTTCCAAACCCAGGTCCGGcgcagacgaggaggaggcggcgaggaaACCCAAGGCCGAGgccgggaagaagaagaagagacagGCCGCTGAGTACCCTCCGTCTGGTAAGGCCAAGAAAGCCAAGACTGAtgtggaggagaaggcggcgcctGAGCCCGCTCTGCTGGGCAAGGCCAAGAAGAAGGCACGGCCAGAGAAGGAGCTCAATCCCTCCAGCAGCAAGGGTAAGAAGCACAAGGCCCTAGCGGAACTGGATGTGCCGGATCACTCGCTGTCCTCCAAATCAAGACAGCGCTGGACAACTGCGGACGAGATCAAGGTGCTGGAGGCTCTTGCCAGCCACATCAAGACCAATGGCACTCAGCCTAGCGCTGATGACCTTATTGCTGCCGTTGGTGACAGCCTTGAAAGGAAGAACTGTAGCAAGTCGGATGTGTATGAGAAGGTTCGGAAGCTTAAGCGGCGACATGAGGCTGCCGCCAAGAAAGTAGCGAGTACAGGCACCCTGCCGGGTAATGACGATGAGCTCCGCAAGTTCAATCTCTCGGAGGCGGTCTGGGGAGAAAGGGCAAACAAGGTTGCTGCATTGCCTGTATCTCAAAATGATGGTACTTCCTCGAAGAGCAAGAAAGGGCGGACTAACAAAGAGAAAGCAGATGGCCATTTGAAGCCTGGTGGTACAGCAAAGGAAACCGGCAGTGCCGTGAATGAAAATGTCGGAGCCCTCCCTGGGAGTAGTAAGGGCCAGGCCACCAAAGAGAAGGTAGATGGAGATATCAAGGGCAGTTTATCAGAAAAGGCTACCACTGCTGATACTCCTGTTAAGAGTAAGAAGCGGGGAAATCATAAGGAGGAATTGAAAGACCATGCAAAAGCTGGCACTACAAAGGAGACCACCAGTAGTGCTGCCACTCAAAACGGTAGCACATCGGTTAGGAGCAAGAGTGACAATAAGGAGAAAAGGAATAGAGATGCAGAGAGCCTCAGACCAAAGGAGGCCACGGCGGTCACTCAAAATGGTGGCACTCTTGCTCAGCTTAAAAATGGGGAAACTCATGAAGAGAAAATGGACGCGGATCCTAATGTGAAAAGCATGCGCAAAGGGTTTGAGGAATTGCAGAATTTGTACCCAAACCTTACCTCTTATGTGGAGAGCATCCAGGCCCAGCATCCATGTGGGGAGACACTGAAAAGAGCATTTGGGTTCATCGCTGAGGACAAGGCTTGTGCTTTGGAATCCAAGATCAAGA contains:
- the LOC124663536 gene encoding nucleolar protein dao-5-like, which encodes MARKRRASPSPPPPAPTPPREEPSSSEEEEEEAAPATQKAPQNPKPASTAASDADSSDGDEEEESSDPEIGAEAYQLRQAARSPGKPSAAASKPRSGADEEEAARKPKAEAGKKKKRQAAEYPPSGKAKKAKTDVEEKAAPEPALLGKAKKKARPEKELNPSSSKGKKHKALAELDVPDHSLSSKSRQRWTTADEIKVLEALASHIKTNGTQPSADDLIAAVGDSLERKNCSKSDVYEKVRKLKRRHEAAAKKVASTGTLPGNDDELRKFNLSEAVWGERANKVAALPVSQNDGTSSKSKKGRTNKEKADGHLKPGGTAKETGSAVNENVGALPGSSKGQATKEKVDGDIKGSLSEKATTADTPVKSKKRGNHKEELKDHAKAGTTKETTSSAATQNGSTSVRSKSDNKEKRNRDAESLRPKEATAVTQNGGTLAQLKNGETHEEKMDADPNVKSMRKGFEELQNLYPNLTSYVESIQAQHPCGETLKRAFGFIAEDKACALESKIKKQRVAEMKMENRRADTKKEVTNMLIRLLD